The [Bacillus] selenitireducens MLS10 genome includes a region encoding these proteins:
- a CDS encoding SDR family oxidoreductase, translating to MPMKQTFFITGATGNIGSYVAQELAEVGHHVKAGIRQPEHTGDQLMHEHIEAVSFNFLKPDSFHSALNDTDGVLLIRPPQLANPEQDMLPFINAAKEAGISRIVFVSLLGVERNPFVPHRKIEQFIRSSGINYTFLRPSFFMQNLTTTHRSDIAIHKLLDVPVGKALTSFIDTRDIASVAAVCLTSDLHQNKSYTLTGNRAIGYDEMANTLSHVLEIPIEYQPKSPAKFRKRLIFDGTPKAFANVMTLLYLMTWAGTAKKTTRTVQDILQREPIAFDQFVLDHKAVWIKE from the coding sequence ATGCCAATGAAACAAACGTTTTTCATCACAGGAGCCACAGGAAATATCGGATCGTATGTTGCACAGGAACTCGCGGAGGTTGGTCATCACGTCAAAGCGGGGATTCGGCAACCGGAGCATACCGGCGATCAACTCATGCATGAACATATCGAAGCTGTTTCTTTTAATTTCCTAAAGCCCGATTCCTTTCATTCCGCACTTAATGATACAGATGGTGTATTGCTGATCCGACCACCACAGCTTGCGAATCCGGAACAGGACATGCTGCCGTTTATCAATGCTGCAAAGGAAGCCGGTATCAGCCGGATCGTATTCGTTTCACTTCTTGGTGTAGAACGCAATCCGTTCGTTCCGCACCGGAAGATTGAACAGTTCATTCGTTCATCAGGGATTAACTACACCTTCTTACGCCCTTCTTTTTTTATGCAAAATCTTACAACGACGCATCGCTCGGATATTGCCATTCACAAACTCCTCGATGTCCCTGTCGGTAAAGCTTTGACCAGTTTTATTGATACGAGGGATATTGCCAGTGTGGCTGCAGTTTGTCTCACCAGTGACCTTCATCAAAACAAATCCTATACACTCACCGGCAACAGGGCGATCGGCTATGACGAAATGGCCAATACACTCAGCCATGTTCTTGAAATACCGATCGAGTACCAGCCAAAATCACCTGCAAAGTTCAGAAAGCGCCTCATCTTTGATGGGACTCCGAAAGCATTTGCTAACGTTATGACCCTGTTGTATCTCATGACTTGGGCAGGAACTGCCAAAAAGACGACTCGGACCGTCCAGGATATTTTGCAGCGTGAGCCCATCGCATTTGATCAGTTTGTTCTTGATCACAAAGCGGTCTGGATCAAGGAATGA
- a CDS encoding SDR family NAD(P)-dependent oxidoreductase, which produces MNDFKAKIVVVNGGTSGIGKEAVRQFAERGARVHFTGRRKSEGEAIVESLTGQAVFHQVDNTDRNQIASTMEAIIEEEGRVDILFNNAGVLSVGAGPLNRIKEDDWDTLLATNQTAYYLYMKHALNAMQKAKSGVIINNAAILGNDKVNPMLPAYSGTKAAIVAMTQSSALRFAKSGIRVNAISPGPAATDLSIKAYGSQEAFDKAAKDAPRGSYADPAEIVNTVRFLASDEASYVNGTELVVDGGYSLK; this is translated from the coding sequence ATGAATGATTTCAAAGCCAAGATCGTTGTGGTTAATGGAGGAACGTCCGGGATCGGCAAAGAAGCCGTCCGTCAGTTTGCCGAGCGCGGGGCCAGGGTCCATTTCACCGGCAGAAGAAAAAGCGAGGGGGAAGCCATCGTCGAGTCCCTGACCGGACAGGCTGTTTTTCACCAGGTGGACAACACGGACCGGAATCAGATCGCTTCCACGATGGAAGCGATTATTGAAGAAGAAGGCCGGGTGGATATTCTCTTTAATAATGCCGGCGTTCTCTCCGTCGGAGCCGGTCCGTTGAACCGGATCAAAGAAGACGATTGGGATACGCTCCTTGCGACGAATCAGACGGCCTATTATCTGTATATGAAGCACGCACTGAATGCCATGCAAAAGGCAAAGAGCGGGGTGATTATCAATAATGCCGCGATCCTTGGCAATGATAAAGTTAATCCGATGCTTCCGGCATACAGCGGCACGAAAGCTGCGATTGTCGCCATGACACAGAGCTCGGCTTTGCGGTTTGCGAAATCGGGAATCCGGGTGAATGCGATATCCCCCGGCCCGGCTGCGACAGATCTTTCCATCAAAGCTTACGGCAGCCAGGAGGCCTTTGACAAAGCGGCGAAAGACGCTCCCCGCGGCTCTTACGCGGATCCGGCCGAGATCGTCAACACGGTCCGATTCCTTGCTTCTGACGAAGCTTCCTATGTAAACGGGACGGAACTCGTCGTCGATGGCGGATACTCGCTTAAATAA
- the tnpB gene encoding IS200/IS605 family element RNA-guided endonuclease TnpB, translating to MTNHKAYRFRIYPNREQRILIAKTIGSTRFVYNHFLAKWNDRYKETGKGMSYNACSAELPQLKRDYEWLKEVDSTALQQGLKHLADGFNRFFKKQNKYPRLKSKKNDVQSFKTVGKMRIEGNRLFLPKLGYVKFAKSRHVEGRILSATIRRTPMGKHFISVLAETEIKPFDATGSAVGIDLGIDHFAILSDRQKIDNERFTRKMEQKLKREQRKLSRRYEQAKKDGKPLREGKNYQKQKVKVAKIHEKIANQRTNFLQKLSTTIIKNHDVVCIEDLNAKGMLKNKKLSKAISDVSWSAFKDMLMYKAEWHDRTIIKIDRWFPSSQLCSSCGHHDGKKDLRVRSWTCPSCGTHHDRDINASRNILQEGLHVLS from the coding sequence ATGACAAATCATAAAGCCTATCGCTTTCGCATCTATCCCAATCGAGAACAGCGAATCTTGATTGCGAAAACCATCGGTTCGACTCGTTTTGTCTATAACCACTTTCTTGCGAAGTGGAACGACAGGTATAAAGAGACAGGCAAAGGGATGTCCTACAATGCCTGTTCTGCGGAACTCCCGCAATTAAAACGAGATTACGAATGGTTAAAAGAAGTGGACAGCACCGCCTTGCAACAAGGGTTAAAACACTTAGCTGACGGATTCAACCGTTTCTTTAAGAAACAAAACAAATACCCTCGATTAAAGTCAAAGAAGAACGATGTTCAGTCTTTTAAAACCGTCGGCAAAATGCGAATCGAAGGCAATCGCCTTTTCCTTCCGAAACTGGGCTACGTCAAATTCGCAAAAAGCCGTCATGTTGAGGGACGTATTCTGTCTGCCACGATCCGACGAACGCCAATGGGTAAGCATTTTATATCCGTTCTTGCTGAAACGGAGATTAAACCATTCGATGCAACAGGATCAGCCGTAGGCATTGATCTTGGCATTGACCATTTCGCCATCCTTTCAGACAGGCAAAAGATCGACAACGAACGCTTTACACGAAAGATGGAACAGAAGCTAAAGCGTGAGCAACGCAAGCTGTCAAGACGCTATGAACAGGCGAAGAAAGACGGAAAACCGTTGCGTGAAGGCAAAAACTATCAAAAGCAAAAGGTCAAAGTTGCCAAAATCCATGAGAAGATCGCCAATCAACGAACGAATTTCCTTCAAAAACTCAGTACAACGATCATCAAAAACCACGATGTCGTTTGTATCGAAGATTTAAACGCCAAAGGAATGTTGAAAAATAAGAAGCTGTCAAAAGCCATTTCAGACGTATCTTGGTCGGCTTTTAAGGATATGTTGATGTACAAGGCGGAGTGGCATGATCGCACGATCATCAAAATTGACCGATGGTTCCCATCCAGTCAGCTTTGTTCATCCTGTGGTCATCATGACGGCAAAAAGGATTTGCGTGTTCGATCATGGACGTGCCCCTCTTGTGGTACGCACCATGATCGTGACATCAACGCCAGTCGAAACATCTTACAAGAAGGGTTACATGTCCTTTCATAA
- a CDS encoding DUF4145 domain-containing protein produces the protein MEKQAYYYEFLSYADTDLAKLAEELEKSVFTSPRVMLTNARTMVEGIVKRALRKEGISDIACENLLDRIRLLKSHGKCSEDVLNAIHEIRKAGNSAAHETKEFRYSQALRTWEELYVLVAWYMKKYGPLKFEMPAYREPEIPNENAYDPMELEVKFQQLEASLLAKFDNLNGLKETEAKNVEEPQRDQETRPQVSEHPPASVPGETPIRMIRYGDEEVAIPYFLRDAFLLPQRFPKSTSFLVKLGAVEEARIMSELPSDLAGLADRVSRYNAKNEKQFFDELKLFIGEEKVRRAVRLDKSGETILFFKTDYLIMTKNLSEILLTEEYFKGIPHFLKKMNEDGILSVGQLPSELLILAKYKGVGIGMVEKLFDQIKKLQEELKQSYNKEEEEEDRHVT, from the coding sequence ATGGAAAAACAAGCATATTACTACGAATTTCTGAGCTATGCGGATACGGACCTTGCGAAACTCGCCGAGGAGCTTGAGAAAAGTGTGTTCACGAGTCCGAGGGTGATGCTGACAAATGCCCGGACGATGGTCGAAGGCATTGTGAAGCGGGCTCTTCGGAAAGAAGGGATCTCAGACATTGCCTGTGAGAATCTGTTGGACCGGATCCGGCTGTTAAAAAGTCATGGGAAGTGTTCGGAAGATGTGCTGAATGCCATCCACGAAATCCGGAAAGCGGGAAACAGTGCCGCTCATGAGACGAAGGAATTCCGCTACTCCCAGGCGCTCCGGACATGGGAAGAGCTCTATGTCCTCGTCGCCTGGTACATGAAAAAGTACGGCCCGTTGAAGTTTGAGATGCCGGCTTACAGAGAGCCGGAGATCCCGAACGAAAATGCCTATGATCCGATGGAGCTTGAGGTGAAGTTCCAGCAGCTCGAAGCGTCGCTGTTGGCAAAGTTCGATAACCTGAACGGCCTGAAAGAAACGGAAGCAAAGAATGTTGAAGAACCGCAGCGGGATCAGGAGACACGTCCTCAAGTGTCCGAACATCCCCCGGCTTCTGTGCCGGGGGAGACGCCGATCCGCATGATCCGCTATGGCGATGAGGAAGTGGCGATTCCGTATTTCCTTCGGGACGCCTTTCTCTTGCCGCAACGATTCCCGAAATCAACATCGTTTCTTGTGAAACTCGGCGCCGTAGAGGAGGCGCGGATCATGAGCGAGCTGCCGTCGGATCTCGCGGGGCTTGCCGATCGCGTCAGCCGCTATAATGCCAAGAATGAGAAACAGTTCTTCGATGAACTGAAGCTCTTTATCGGGGAAGAGAAGGTCCGGCGCGCCGTCAGACTCGACAAATCCGGCGAGACGATCCTCTTCTTTAAGACAGACTACCTGATCATGACAAAGAACCTCTCCGAGATTCTTTTGACTGAAGAGTATTTCAAGGGCATCCCGCATTTTCTGAAGAAGATGAACGAAGACGGGATCCTGAGTGTCGGACAGCTGCCTTCGGAGCTTCTGATTTTGGCGAAGTATAAAGGTGTTGGGATCGGGATGGTCGAGAAGCTCTTTGATCAGATAAAGAAGCTGCAGGAAGAACTGAAACAATCCTATAATAAGGAAGAAGAGGAGGAAGATCGCCATGTCACGTAA
- a CDS encoding putative bifunctional diguanylate cyclase/phosphodiesterase yields the protein MRKRKLKSVNLTWFGISFFTVTILYLVVALLVIQYRFNEMQDQYETRAVQTAEGYANVLSTGDRARNYIGELLEEQIATASGAVFLRDQPFNEALLSDYAEQFDVDEIYIYDEDGMVTHSSNGEFIGWEAPEGHPIRDFIQSGEETYVESVREDSERGFLMKFGYTRLDDGRFSQIGIRAERLQSFTDSFEARRMFEGIEETQAVEGAAIIRGGELTYVSDDETRDVILSFDLFEGRQIGEGNWTAAEDMLLVAAVPIPDARYGHEGHVAVVKTMDAFYFEMQFMVFSVSLIYASFLFVISTIFVSLYRKTKSHFDLAYFDPLTGLPNATYLKEYVKELKEDPGASPSAFLMINIRNFRAINLSKGYTVGDETLKLISHALNRRVGDAEMLFRFNSDRFIVIREDGSDDQRLLDDARQLIEEVSAHLEPIVESFPVKLQAAILAGNHRLADAEDIYRRLALTLDKIATDANQSILFFDADLEADYQRIELLKQELRGVVDGTNRESLYYHFQPQVRLDTGKLSGFEVLARFHSETYGEIRPDEFIRLAEENQLITDLGDRILIDAVSMARDIMDASKAVYPLAVNLSVIQLYRPDFTAFAVALCEDYGIPRSMIEFEVTESVFTDLFDEKPILQLQELKDAGFSISMDDFGKGYSSFSRLRDLPVNRLKIDKAFIWELDATNTEESLLEDIISMCHKMGLDVVGEGIETDYQQNYLKQLGCDLGQGFYFSRPVDREKALGMVKEGYSR from the coding sequence ATGAGAAAACGAAAGTTAAAATCCGTGAACTTAACTTGGTTTGGTATTTCGTTTTTTACCGTGACTATTCTCTATTTGGTTGTTGCATTACTTGTGATTCAATACCGTTTTAATGAGATGCAGGATCAGTATGAAACCCGAGCTGTGCAGACGGCGGAAGGGTACGCAAATGTGCTCTCAACCGGTGATCGTGCGAGAAACTACATAGGAGAACTTCTTGAAGAGCAGATCGCAACAGCAAGCGGTGCGGTTTTTTTACGGGATCAGCCGTTTAACGAAGCATTGCTCAGTGATTACGCTGAACAATTCGATGTTGATGAGATTTATATATATGATGAAGATGGAATGGTGACGCACTCGAGTAATGGAGAGTTTATCGGCTGGGAGGCGCCTGAGGGTCACCCGATCCGGGATTTTATTCAGTCCGGTGAAGAGACGTATGTTGAAAGCGTCAGAGAAGATTCAGAACGTGGATTCCTCATGAAGTTCGGTTATACGAGGCTTGATGATGGCAGATTTTCTCAGATCGGCATCAGAGCGGAACGGCTTCAGTCTTTTACGGACAGCTTTGAGGCGAGGCGGATGTTTGAAGGAATCGAGGAGACACAGGCTGTCGAGGGCGCAGCAATTATCCGGGGCGGTGAGCTGACCTATGTCTCTGACGACGAAACCCGGGATGTGATCCTCTCGTTTGATCTCTTTGAAGGGAGACAAATAGGGGAAGGGAACTGGACGGCCGCAGAGGACATGTTACTGGTTGCTGCTGTCCCGATTCCTGACGCCCGATATGGTCATGAGGGTCACGTGGCTGTTGTAAAGACGATGGACGCCTTCTATTTTGAGATGCAGTTTATGGTCTTCTCAGTGTCACTGATCTACGCGAGCTTTCTCTTCGTCATCAGCACCATCTTTGTCAGCCTGTACAGAAAGACGAAAAGCCATTTCGATCTCGCGTATTTTGATCCCCTGACGGGCTTGCCGAATGCGACCTACTTAAAGGAGTACGTCAAAGAATTAAAGGAAGACCCCGGCGCTTCTCCGTCCGCATTCTTAATGATCAATATCCGGAATTTCAGAGCGATTAATCTCTCGAAGGGATACACCGTCGGCGATGAGACACTCAAGCTCATCAGTCATGCACTTAACCGGCGCGTCGGTGATGCAGAGATGCTGTTTCGGTTCAACTCAGACCGCTTTATTGTGATTCGCGAAGACGGTTCTGATGATCAGAGGCTCCTTGACGATGCAAGGCAGCTGATCGAAGAAGTGTCCGCGCATCTCGAACCGATCGTTGAATCCTTTCCGGTGAAACTGCAGGCTGCCATTCTCGCCGGGAATCACCGACTGGCAGACGCGGAAGACATTTACCGGCGTCTCGCACTCACGCTCGATAAGATCGCAACAGATGCCAATCAGTCGATCCTCTTTTTTGACGCCGATCTTGAAGCGGACTATCAGAGAATCGAGCTTTTGAAACAGGAGCTGCGCGGCGTGGTTGATGGTACAAACCGCGAATCTCTGTACTATCACTTTCAGCCTCAGGTCCGTCTTGATACAGGTAAGCTCAGTGGATTCGAAGTCCTTGCACGGTTTCATTCTGAAACGTATGGGGAGATCAGGCCGGATGAATTCATCCGGTTGGCTGAGGAGAATCAGCTGATTACCGACCTCGGTGACAGGATTCTCATCGATGCCGTATCGATGGCGAGGGATATAATGGACGCTTCCAAAGCCGTATATCCGCTTGCCGTCAATCTGTCGGTGATCCAGCTCTACAGACCGGACTTCACCGCATTCGCAGTGGCGCTCTGTGAGGATTACGGGATTCCGAGGTCGATGATTGAATTTGAAGTGACGGAATCCGTCTTTACAGATTTGTTTGATGAGAAGCCTATTCTGCAGCTTCAGGAACTGAAGGATGCAGGATTCAGTATATCCATGGACGACTTCGGGAAAGGATATTCATCGTTTTCAAGGCTCCGGGATCTCCCGGTGAACCGTCTGAAGATCGACAAGGCCTTCATCTGGGAACTTGATGCAACGAATACTGAAGAGAGTCTCCTTGAAGACATTATCTCGATGTGCCATAAGATGGGACTCGATGTCGTCGGGGAAGGAATCGAGACCGACTATCAGCAGAACTACCTGAAACAGCTCGGATGTGATCTCGGACAGGGCTTTTACTTCAGCCGGCCGGTGGATCGTGAGAAGGCGCTCGGGATGGTCAAAGAAGGATATAGCCGATAA
- a CDS encoding GGDEF domain-containing protein, translated as MGKIDLNQFEKLKRKFYILIFPVIIFSSAFSYIFFLDPTKTYDPILLPVFIIAYSAGWILLVLNRGFKFVEIMNLILIGVFHILKFQEVVVERIIQNQELSIGAAPFWTPLLFIFIFIILQDVKAFVYSLMIWIFNFSLFFVYWSDFPIPIREQALHYNLSIFVYIIFLYFSRKIIHNNAKNELLSELAYKDELTGVANRRQIYEWLHLSYKNKVKPVSVIMLDIDYFKKVNDIHGHLIGDKVLIELTQLIENELSDQSYLGRWGGEEFIILSYQTKDQAKKLAETLREQVESYSFIEDHPITISSGVDEMQQDDTVDSLVNRADKLLYQAKETGRNRVCSDFQDLIYSSMDPH; from the coding sequence ATGGGAAAAATAGATTTGAATCAGTTTGAAAAATTAAAACGAAAATTTTACATCTTAATTTTTCCAGTTATTATTTTTTCATCAGCGTTCAGCTATATTTTTTTCCTGGATCCCACAAAAACGTATGACCCGATTTTACTACCTGTTTTTATTATTGCATATTCGGCAGGATGGATCTTACTTGTTCTAAACAGGGGATTCAAGTTTGTGGAGATTATGAATTTAATTTTAATTGGTGTCTTTCACATTCTCAAATTTCAAGAGGTAGTTGTTGAACGAATTATTCAAAATCAAGAACTCTCTATTGGTGCCGCACCGTTTTGGACACCACTGTTATTTATTTTTATTTTTATTATTCTTCAGGACGTAAAGGCATTTGTATATTCCCTTATGATTTGGATATTTAATTTCAGTCTGTTTTTTGTTTATTGGAGCGATTTCCCAATCCCAATTCGAGAACAAGCACTTCATTACAATTTATCAATTTTTGTTTACATTATATTTCTATATTTCTCCAGGAAAATTATACATAATAATGCTAAAAATGAATTGTTAAGTGAATTGGCTTATAAAGATGAATTGACAGGTGTTGCAAACCGGAGACAGATCTACGAATGGCTGCATCTTTCATACAAAAACAAAGTGAAACCAGTCTCAGTTATCATGCTCGACATCGATTATTTTAAAAAGGTGAACGATATTCATGGGCACTTAATTGGCGATAAGGTATTAATTGAACTGACACAATTAATCGAGAACGAGTTATCTGATCAATCTTACCTTGGAAGGTGGGGAGGCGAGGAGTTTATTATTTTATCTTATCAGACGAAAGATCAAGCTAAAAAACTGGCAGAAACACTTCGAGAACAAGTGGAGTCATATTCATTTATCGAAGATCATCCAATCACGATCAGTTCAGGTGTTGATGAGATGCAACAAGATGATACAGTTGATTCATTAGTTAATCGGGCTGACAAGTTGTTGTATCAAGCAAAAGAAACTGGACGTAATCGGGTATGCAGTGATTTTCAGGACTTGATCTATTCGTCAATGGACCCCCACTGA
- a CDS encoding TetR/AcrR family transcriptional regulator, translating to MPQQPNAKTNIIKAAAHLFQEQGYHGTGLNQIIAESGSPKGSLYHYFPKGKEELAVAAIERTSHEVRERLRAGLDAEKDPGTMLSDFVTAIADAYDHGHKENGLPVAAIALEMATQHESIRQACEQAYESWFQVLKEKLVESGVRHQDPAMLAEMCNALIEGAFISVRIKGHTEPLRQVASMIPLLVHKQNG from the coding sequence ATGCCGCAACAACCAAATGCCAAAACGAATATTATCAAAGCTGCCGCGCATCTGTTTCAAGAGCAAGGGTATCACGGAACCGGCTTGAATCAGATCATCGCTGAAAGCGGGTCTCCCAAAGGCTCTCTGTATCATTACTTTCCCAAAGGAAAAGAGGAACTGGCTGTCGCAGCCATTGAACGGACATCTCATGAAGTCAGGGAACGCCTCAGAGCCGGACTCGATGCCGAAAAGGATCCTGGTACGATGCTCTCAGACTTCGTAACTGCGATCGCCGATGCCTACGATCACGGTCATAAAGAAAACGGCCTCCCTGTCGCAGCCATCGCACTCGAAATGGCTACTCAGCATGAATCGATCCGTCAAGCCTGTGAGCAGGCTTATGAGAGCTGGTTTCAGGTGCTTAAAGAGAAGCTGGTTGAATCCGGTGTTCGCCATCAGGATCCAGCCATGCTGGCTGAAATGTGCAATGCTCTGATTGAGGGCGCATTTATTTCTGTCAGGATCAAAGGGCATACAGAGCCTCTCAGACAGGTTGCTTCCATGATACCCCTGCTCGTGCACAAACAAAACGGTTGA
- a CDS encoding ferritin, translated as MMSKELSKGLNEQMNYEFFAAHVYLATAAYCSNRSHDGFAQFYLAQAEEEREHGMKFYQFLVDMGEEASITALPEPNNDFQSILDTFEKSLDHEKEVTRRIYELADKALDEREHATMTFLNWFIEEQVEEEASFDDIIQKLKRIEPDSNAFYMLEKELGERPASGE; from the coding sequence ATGATGAGTAAGGAACTGTCAAAAGGGTTGAATGAACAGATGAATTATGAGTTTTTTGCAGCACATGTGTATCTGGCCACTGCGGCATACTGCTCGAACCGCAGTCATGACGGGTTTGCGCAGTTTTATCTTGCACAGGCAGAGGAAGAACGTGAACACGGGATGAAGTTCTATCAGTTCCTTGTCGATATGGGGGAAGAAGCTTCGATCACCGCTCTTCCGGAACCGAATAATGACTTTCAGTCGATCCTCGATACGTTCGAAAAGTCATTGGACCACGAGAAAGAAGTGACAAGACGGATCTATGAGCTTGCGGATAAAGCACTCGATGAGCGGGAGCATGCGACGATGACTTTCCTCAACTGGTTCATTGAAGAACAGGTGGAAGAAGAAGCAAGCTTTGATGATATCATTCAAAAGCTTAAGCGCATTGAACCTGACAGCAATGCCTTCTATATGCTTGAGAAGGAACTCGGTGAACGCCCGGCATCAGGCGAGTAA
- a CDS encoding polysaccharide deacetylase family protein: MHKKTQFKEQMEDEVYAESTQRGHLNIKVDTVRVTDDIYALNYHSYSIVSGQANGMIELESFVVDLTETKIIALEDVIVTDQANLEGLQSLMSDQLAQDFSESGDSYFEEMSKGAITNWSEWTWSITEKKFAVLFDQYEVAPGSAGPIQIEVPFDKLEPYLQETFAERLSVESEADGLSNQQEKENEPTEEIDPETEGEDDSTSEASSSSDKYVALTFDDGPHPSVTSKVLNHLDNFDAKATFFVLGSQAAYYPDLVRHTAAAGHEISNHTMNHIDLSNSSPEQIRSEITQAEEIIKEATDQPIRLFRPPYGARNDSVDQIIAEEGYTSVLWSVDSLDWKSRDSQAIYDKVMSNTESGSIILLHDIHEATAEALPMILESLTEQGYEMITVSEFMRKKGVSGPGTIRNIN, translated from the coding sequence TTGCACAAAAAAACGCAATTCAAAGAACAAATGGAGGATGAAGTATACGCTGAATCAACACAACGGGGGCACTTAAATATAAAGGTTGATACTGTTAGGGTTACAGATGATATATATGCATTAAATTATCATTCCTATTCAATTGTTTCCGGTCAAGCGAACGGGATGATTGAGTTAGAATCATTTGTTGTCGATTTGACGGAAACAAAAATAATCGCACTCGAAGATGTTATCGTCACGGATCAAGCTAATCTTGAAGGTTTGCAAAGCTTGATGTCTGATCAATTGGCACAAGATTTCTCAGAATCAGGGGATAGCTATTTTGAGGAGATGTCAAAAGGTGCAATTACAAACTGGTCTGAATGGACTTGGTCCATAACGGAAAAGAAATTTGCAGTTCTTTTTGATCAATATGAAGTGGCACCCGGATCAGCGGGACCCATCCAAATAGAAGTCCCCTTTGATAAGCTCGAACCCTATTTGCAAGAGACTTTTGCTGAGCGATTAAGTGTTGAATCAGAAGCTGACGGTTTATCAAATCAGCAGGAAAAAGAAAACGAGCCGACCGAGGAGATTGATCCTGAGACAGAAGGTGAAGATGATTCAACGAGTGAGGCATCGTCTTCGAGTGACAAATATGTAGCCCTTACATTTGATGATGGTCCTCATCCATCTGTTACATCAAAGGTTTTGAATCATTTAGATAATTTTGATGCGAAAGCAACCTTTTTTGTGCTGGGAAGTCAGGCAGCATACTATCCGGATTTAGTAAGGCATACAGCCGCTGCCGGACATGAAATCTCTAATCATACAATGAATCACATTGATTTAAGCAATTCATCCCCTGAGCAAATACGTTCCGAAATAACACAAGCCGAGGAAATAATCAAAGAAGCGACGGATCAACCAATTCGCCTGTTCCGTCCTCCATACGGAGCAAGAAATGACTCGGTCGATCAGATTATTGCTGAAGAAGGCTATACTTCTGTATTGTGGTCCGTAGATTCTCTTGACTGGAAAAGCCGTGACTCCCAAGCAATTTATGACAAGGTCATGTCAAACACAGAGTCAGGATCCATTATTTTGTTACATGATATTCACGAAGCAACGGCTGAAGCACTACCCATGATCCTTGAGAGTCTAACTGAGCAAGGGTATGAGATGATTACGGTCTCTGAATTCATGCGAAAAAAAGGGGTCTCCGGACCAGGGACTATTCGAAATATAAATTAA
- a CDS encoding tetratricopeptide repeat-containing protein, whose amino-acid sequence MTENDLYEQEEALYAREEALLSYDPGEQGSAGYSPYIQLYKDFLKLYDRHPDFEAEREAVTMKLVHYLIEFGTYLKTTEQASPGPAITPLKQVLRYDRRNPLAHYRLGFLHYRKHAYHEAIHYFNRSLDFHSADSVIKWKLNSRQKQLASLYLTNSALHIQNSISEGEEDVIQGADGYPLAPAIDGLIRDMEFEIRSTDDVQTCSYEACQTFFETGGDRDDWLLFFDYQDTYLKHRGMIQTMHVDTARVLRSLFDAGGKPVKASDIADVYPEGARNNTYTQKISRIRQFVLRHFMKDDLIVSTDSVPGGTHDRHSVTYALNPNDKGIVLTRSDA is encoded by the coding sequence ATGACCGAAAACGACTTGTATGAACAGGAAGAGGCGTTATATGCCCGGGAAGAAGCACTCCTCTCCTATGACCCCGGAGAACAGGGCTCTGCCGGCTACTCTCCTTATATTCAGTTATACAAAGATTTCCTCAAACTGTACGACCGTCATCCTGACTTTGAAGCCGAGCGGGAGGCTGTCACGATGAAACTCGTTCACTACCTGATTGAATTCGGGACGTACTTGAAGACAACGGAACAGGCAAGCCCGGGTCCTGCGATCACGCCCCTGAAACAGGTGCTGCGGTATGACAGGCGAAATCCGCTGGCTCATTACCGACTCGGCTTCCTTCATTACCGAAAACACGCCTATCATGAGGCGATTCACTACTTCAACCGCAGCCTGGACTTTCATTCGGCCGATTCCGTAATCAAATGGAAACTGAACAGCCGGCAAAAGCAGCTCGCTTCCCTCTACCTGACGAACAGCGCCCTCCATATTCAGAACAGCATCTCAGAAGGAGAAGAGGATGTCATACAAGGGGCTGACGGCTACCCTCTCGCGCCTGCGATTGACGGTCTTATCCGTGACATGGAATTTGAAATCCGCTCAACGGATGACGTACAGACCTGTTCGTACGAAGCATGTCAGACGTTTTTCGAAACCGGCGGTGATCGTGACGACTGGCTGTTGTTCTTTGACTATCAGGACACCTATCTGAAGCACCGGGGCATGATTCAGACGATGCATGTCGACACCGCACGGGTTCTCCGTTCGCTGTTTGATGCCGGAGGGAAGCCGGTCAAGGCTTCTGATATCGCCGATGTCTATCCGGAAGGCGCAAGAAACAATACGTATACCCAGAAAATCAGCCGGATCCGGCAATTCGTGCTGCGTCATTTCATGAAGGATGATCTGATTGTGAGTACCGATTCTGTCCCTGGCGGTACACATGACCGTCATTCTGTCACCTATGCCCTCAATCCGAATGATAAGGGCATTGTCCTGACAAGAAGCGACGCCTGA